One window from the genome of Gopherus evgoodei ecotype Sinaloan lineage chromosome 2, rGopEvg1_v1.p, whole genome shotgun sequence encodes:
- the LOC115645147 gene encoding uncharacterized protein LOC115645147 produces the protein MAEKVGLMSGDEEEMQNNDEKCPFQACYTRTTADCCSANDLLSSPNEERGRLSISSSKATECKKTLIEQHFITHNKAQNIAPGFTEYHSTDANISLAGSSYPEAICTLKPVAISSPCPESLHCDCNKYSEEFQPAGAAKESEAPPNIASLLVSGLSCCHIWSSSTALTWNNTKEDMAPYSVGQTTWLKTMKVKEIIEKRKLEEKERYQLQVAMYRRFLLLRSIRSLHKQLEQQQARLQECYGTLINTKKEVLKHICSTSASPFP, from the coding sequence ATGGCTGAAAAGGTAGGTCTCATGTCCGGAGATGAAGAGGAGATGCAAAATAATGATGAAAAATGTCCATTTCAAGCTTGTTACACCCGCACCACAGCAGACTGCTGCTCTGCAAATGATTTGCTTAGCAGCCCTAATGAAGAGAGAGGAAGATTGTCTATTTCATCTAGCAAGGCCACAGAGTGTAAAAAAACCCTCATTGAACAACACTTTATTACTCATAATAAGGCACAAAACATAGCCCCTGGGTTCACTGAATATCATTCAACAGATGCAAATATATCACTAGCTGGATCATCTTATCCTGAGGCAATCTGTACACTGAAGCCTGTAGCCATATCTTCTCCATGCCCAGAAAGCCTTCACTGTGACTGCAATAAGTATTCTGAAGAGTTCCAGCCTGCAGGTGCTGCTAAAGAGTCTGAGGCCCCCCCAAATATTGCTTCCCTGCTAGTAAGTGGACTCAGCTGCTGTCACATATGGAGTTCCAGTACTGCGCTCACTTGGAATAACACAAAGGAAGATATGGCCCCTTATAGCGTTGGCCAAACTACGTGGCTGAAGACCATGAAAGTAAAGGAGATcatagaaaagagaaaactggaagaaaaggaGAGGTATCAACTCCAGGTAGCTATGTATCGGCGGTTTCTGCTGCTGCGCTCAATTAGGAGTTTACATAAGCAGCTCGAGCAGCAGCAGGCCAGGTTGCAGGAATGCTATGGAACACTAATAAATACAAAGAAAGAAGTGTTGAAACACATTTGTTCCACCTCAGCCTCACCCTTCCCGTAG